A window from Micromonospora terminaliae encodes these proteins:
- a CDS encoding TetR/AcrR family transcriptional regulator produces MPRPRQALLNRERIVETALALIDADGLGAFSTRRLAAALNVQGPSLYNHFATKDEILDAVADSVTASVDVSVFDRYDWVEALRRWARSYRQALAVHPNIVPYLAQGPGRRPAALAMADAVYGALVRAGWPPARATHIGAALRYFVAGSALGSFARGFVEDPELYAAHPHLTQAHRLRGHQRSVDEGAFTLGLDALLDGLAAEYARTVTPLEGGTGPG; encoded by the coding sequence GTGCCCCGTCCCCGCCAGGCCCTGCTGAACCGCGAGCGGATCGTCGAAACCGCGCTCGCGCTGATCGACGCCGACGGTCTCGGCGCGTTCTCCACCCGCCGGCTGGCCGCCGCGCTGAACGTGCAGGGCCCCTCGCTCTACAACCACTTCGCCACCAAGGACGAGATCCTCGACGCGGTGGCCGACAGCGTCACGGCGTCCGTCGACGTCAGCGTCTTCGACCGGTACGACTGGGTCGAGGCGCTGCGCCGCTGGGCCCGGTCCTACCGGCAGGCCCTGGCCGTCCACCCGAACATCGTCCCGTACCTGGCACAGGGGCCGGGCCGCCGGCCGGCCGCGCTGGCCATGGCCGACGCCGTCTACGGCGCCCTGGTCCGGGCGGGCTGGCCGCCGGCCCGGGCCACCCACATCGGCGCCGCGCTGCGCTACTTCGTGGCCGGCTCGGCGCTCGGCTCGTTCGCCCGCGGCTTCGTCGAGGACCCGGAGCTCTACGCGGCACACCCGCACCTCACGCAGGCGCACCGCCTCCGCGGCCACCAGCGCAGCGTCGACGAGGGCGCGTTCACCCTCGGCCTGGACGCGTTGCTGGACGGTCTCGCCGCCGAGTACGCCCGGACCGTCACCCCTCTGGAAGGCGGCACCGGTCCGGGGTAG
- a CDS encoding TetR/AcrR family transcriptional regulator C-terminal domain-containing protein: protein MSQRARGEEPPYRRIAAEIRRRIDLGELRPGDRVPSARQLTREHGVAIATATRVLALLRAEGLVLTRPGAGTVVAPPRREPELSRDRVLRTALALADEGGLAAVSMRQIAAELGVATMSLYRHVRGRDELILAMADAALAGAPLPDAEPAGWRARLDVLARAQWAVYRRHPWVPHVISIARPQPLPHGMAHTDRALRATAGLGLDRQVRWHLAITLMAYVKGIATNLEMGALAEQDTGLTHDQWVERQQATFQQLMAGGGLATMDALTSGGVDVDLETVFDFGLRRLLDGFAALIGSGPGVSPGR from the coding sequence ATGTCGCAGCGTGCCAGGGGCGAGGAGCCGCCGTACCGGCGGATCGCCGCGGAGATCCGCCGCCGCATCGACCTCGGTGAGCTGCGGCCCGGCGACCGGGTGCCCTCGGCCCGGCAGCTCACCCGCGAGCACGGCGTGGCCATCGCCACCGCGACCCGGGTGCTGGCCCTGCTCCGCGCCGAGGGGCTGGTGCTGACCCGGCCGGGCGCCGGCACCGTGGTCGCCCCGCCGCGGCGGGAGCCGGAGCTGAGCCGGGACCGGGTGCTGCGCACCGCGCTGGCGCTGGCCGACGAGGGCGGGCTGGCCGCGGTGTCCATGCGGCAGATCGCCGCCGAGCTGGGCGTGGCCACCATGTCGCTCTACCGGCACGTGCGGGGCCGCGACGAGCTGATCCTGGCGATGGCCGATGCGGCACTGGCCGGCGCCCCGCTGCCGGACGCCGAACCGGCCGGCTGGCGCGCCCGCCTGGACGTGCTGGCCCGGGCGCAGTGGGCCGTCTACCGGCGGCACCCCTGGGTGCCGCACGTCATCTCGATCGCCCGTCCGCAGCCGCTGCCGCACGGCATGGCACACACCGACCGGGCCCTGCGGGCCACCGCCGGGCTGGGCCTGGACCGGCAGGTGCGCTGGCACCTGGCGATCACCCTCATGGCGTACGTGAAGGGCATCGCCACGAACCTGGAGATGGGCGCGCTGGCCGAGCAGGACACCGGCCTCACCCACGACCAGTGGGTGGAGCGGCAGCAGGCCACGTTCCAGCAGCTGATGGCCGGCGGCGGGCTGGCCACCATGGACGCCCTGACCAGCGGCGGCGTCGACGTGGACCTGGAGACGGTCTTCGACTTCGGCCTCCGCCGACTGCTCGACGGGTTCGCCGCGCTGATCGGGAGCGGGCCCGGCGTCAGTCCGGGAAGGTGA
- a CDS encoding aldehyde dehydrogenase family protein, with translation MDLADAPPALLVRRHLHVAGDWVDPADDGTIPVENPATGEIVGQVPAGTPADVDRAVAAARAAFPGWAATAPAERAAHLDRLHTALAARAEDIARTVALELGTPLKLATRVQAGLPLTVLRGMVDLAASPPAERTVGNSLVVREPVGVVGAITPWNYPLHQVVAKVAPALAAGCTVVLKPSELTPLTAYLLFDAIAEAGLPPGVVNLVPGTGPVVGEALAAHPDVDLVSFTGSTATGRRIAHLAADRIARVALELGGKSANVILADADLPTAVKVGVGNALLNSGQTCTAWTRMLVHRDRYTEALDLAAAAVAGYRPGDPFDPATRLGPLVSAAQAERVRGHVDRALADGARLVAGGPDAPLPPRGHFVAPTVFADVHPDSALAQEEVFGPVLAVIPFADTDEAVAIANNSRYGLAGAVWSADEEAALAVARRLRTGQVDVNGGAFNPLAPFGGYKQSGLGRELGGYGIEEFTELKAIQR, from the coding sequence ATGGATCTCGCCGACGCGCCCCCCGCCCTGCTGGTCCGCCGCCACCTGCACGTCGCCGGGGACTGGGTCGACCCGGCGGACGACGGGACGATCCCGGTCGAGAACCCGGCCACCGGGGAGATCGTGGGGCAGGTCCCCGCCGGCACCCCGGCCGACGTGGACCGGGCCGTCGCCGCCGCCCGGGCCGCCTTCCCCGGCTGGGCCGCCACCGCCCCCGCCGAGCGGGCCGCCCACCTCGACCGGCTGCACACCGCGCTCGCCGCCCGGGCCGAGGACATCGCCCGCACCGTGGCGCTCGAACTGGGCACCCCGCTCAAGCTCGCCACCCGGGTGCAGGCCGGCCTGCCGCTGACCGTGCTGCGCGGCATGGTCGACCTGGCCGCGAGCCCGCCGGCCGAGCGGACCGTCGGCAACTCCCTCGTGGTCCGCGAGCCGGTCGGCGTGGTCGGCGCGATCACCCCGTGGAACTATCCGCTGCACCAGGTGGTCGCCAAGGTGGCCCCGGCCCTCGCCGCCGGCTGCACGGTGGTGCTCAAGCCCAGCGAGCTGACGCCGCTCACGGCGTACCTGCTCTTCGACGCGATCGCCGAGGCCGGGCTGCCGCCCGGGGTGGTCAACCTGGTGCCCGGCACCGGGCCGGTGGTCGGCGAGGCGCTCGCCGCTCACCCCGACGTCGACCTGGTCTCCTTCACCGGGTCCACCGCCACCGGCCGGCGCATCGCCCACCTGGCGGCCGACCGGATCGCCCGGGTCGCCCTGGAACTCGGGGGCAAGTCCGCCAACGTGATCCTCGCCGACGCCGACCTGCCCACCGCCGTCAAGGTCGGGGTCGGCAACGCCCTGCTCAACTCGGGCCAGACCTGCACGGCCTGGACCCGGATGCTGGTCCACCGCGACCGCTACACCGAGGCCCTGGACCTGGCCGCGGCGGCCGTGGCCGGCTACCGGCCGGGCGACCCGTTCGACCCGGCCACCCGGCTCGGCCCGCTGGTCTCCGCCGCCCAGGCCGAGCGGGTACGCGGGCACGTCGACCGCGCCCTCGCCGACGGCGCCCGGCTCGTCGCCGGCGGCCCCGACGCGCCGCTGCCGCCGCGCGGACACTTCGTCGCGCCCACCGTCTTCGCCGACGTGCACCCGGACAGCGCCCTCGCCCAGGAGGAGGTCTTCGGCCCGGTGCTCGCGGTCATCCCCTTCGCCGACACGGACGAGGCCGTCGCGATCGCCAACAACTCCCGGTACGGGCTGGCCGGTGCGGTCTGGTCCGCCGACGAGGAGGCCGCGCTGGCCGTGGCCCGGCGGCTGCGTACCGGCCAGGTCGACGTCAACGGCGGCGCCTTCAACCCGCTCGCCCCGTTCGGCGGCTACAAGCAGTCCGGCCTCGGCCGTGAGCTGGGCGGGTACGGCATCGAGGAGTTCACCGAGCTGAAGGCCATCCAGCGATGA
- a CDS encoding alcohol dehydrogenase catalytic domain-containing protein produces the protein MRALVVRGRGATPAVEDVRLPDPGPGELRVRIRAAGICHSDLAMVDGTVAPAYPLVLGHEATGVVAEAGPGTRLAVGTPVVLNWAPACRACWHCRHGEPWLCTANTGASVARGETADAGPLQVTLGLGALAEEVVVPERAAIAIPAGLPPEQAALLGCAVLTGTGAVRNTARVAPGESVAVIGLGGVGLAVLTAARRAGAAPILAVDVAEAKRDLALAAGATDFLRSDDTLAKEVRARTEGRGVDHAFECVGRSVTIRAAWRSARRGGAVTVVGMGARDDLLSLSALDIFHSARTLRSSVYGSSDPDREVPELAAALADGSLDLAPLVSGAIPLDEAPAALDRLARGEGARWVVTFPD, from the coding sequence ATGAGGGCGCTCGTGGTCCGCGGCCGGGGCGCCACCCCCGCCGTCGAGGACGTCCGCCTGCCCGACCCCGGCCCCGGCGAGTTGCGGGTCCGCATCCGGGCCGCCGGTATCTGCCACTCCGACCTGGCCATGGTGGACGGCACGGTGGCGCCCGCGTACCCGCTGGTGCTCGGGCACGAGGCGACCGGCGTGGTGGCCGAGGCCGGCCCCGGCACCCGGCTGGCCGTCGGCACGCCCGTGGTGCTGAACTGGGCACCCGCCTGCCGGGCCTGCTGGCACTGCCGGCACGGCGAGCCCTGGCTCTGCACCGCCAACACGGGGGCCTCCGTGGCCCGGGGCGAGACCGCCGACGCCGGCCCGCTCCAGGTGACCCTGGGTCTCGGCGCGCTGGCCGAGGAGGTGGTGGTGCCCGAGCGGGCCGCCATCGCGATCCCGGCCGGCCTGCCGCCGGAGCAGGCCGCGCTGCTCGGCTGCGCCGTGCTCACGGGCACGGGCGCGGTCCGCAACACCGCGCGGGTCGCCCCCGGGGAGTCGGTCGCGGTGATCGGCCTCGGCGGGGTCGGCCTCGCCGTGCTCACCGCCGCCCGGCGGGCCGGCGCCGCGCCGATCCTGGCCGTGGACGTGGCCGAGGCGAAGCGGGACCTCGCCCTGGCCGCCGGTGCCACCGACTTCCTCCGCTCCGACGACACCCTCGCCAAGGAGGTCCGGGCGCGCACCGAGGGGCGCGGCGTGGACCACGCCTTCGAGTGTGTCGGCCGGTCCGTCACGATCCGGGCCGCCTGGCGGTCGGCCCGGCGCGGGGGAGCGGTCACCGTGGTCGGCATGGGCGCCAGGGACGACCTGCTCAGCCTGTCGGCGCTGGACATCTTCCACTCGGCCCGCACCCTGCGGTCCTCGGTCTACGGCTCCTCCGACCCGGACCGGGAGGTGCCGGAGCTGGCCGCCGCGCTCGCCGACGGAAGCCTGGACCTGGCCCCGCTGGTCAGCGGCGCCATCCCCCTCGACGAGGCGCCCGCGGCGCTGGACCGGCTGGCCCGGGGCGAGGGCGCGCGCTGGGTGGTCACCTTCCCGGACTGA